From the Sphingomonas aliaeris genome, one window contains:
- the dnaN gene encoding DNA polymerase III subunit beta, with amino-acid sequence MKATIERATLLKGLSHVQSVVERRNTIPILSNVLIEATAEGGLKLMATDLDLQINETIAAAVDQPGATTVSAHTLFDIARKLPEGSQVSLAAAEGKMTIMAGRAKFQLGTLPRDDFPVIAEGELPVSFELPAETLKQIIDKTRFAISTEETRYYLNGIFWHVSDDPQPVLKAAATDGHRLARITLPRPDGAESMPDVIIPRKCIAELRKLLEEIDGSVGVSLSPTKIRFDLGQALLTSKLIDGTFPDYSRVIPTGNDKILKIDPRSFEEGVDRVSTIATEKTRAVKMALDRDKITLSVTSPENGTAAEEVPGDYTSLGFEIGFNSRYLLDILGQLDGDTIEVHLADAAAPTLIRENDKSPALYVLMPMRV; translated from the coding sequence ATGAAGGCGACGATCGAACGCGCAACCCTGCTGAAGGGGCTGAGCCACGTCCAGTCCGTGGTCGAGCGGCGCAATACCATACCGATCCTCAGCAACGTGCTGATCGAGGCGACGGCCGAGGGCGGGTTGAAGCTGATGGCGACCGATCTCGACCTGCAGATCAACGAGACGATCGCGGCGGCGGTGGATCAGCCGGGCGCGACCACCGTCTCCGCGCACACCCTGTTCGACATCGCGCGCAAGCTGCCGGAGGGGAGTCAGGTCAGCCTTGCCGCGGCCGAGGGCAAGATGACGATCATGGCGGGGCGTGCGAAGTTCCAGCTCGGCACGTTGCCGCGCGACGACTTCCCGGTGATAGCCGAGGGCGAGTTGCCCGTGTCGTTCGAACTGCCGGCCGAGACGCTGAAGCAGATCATCGACAAGACGCGTTTCGCAATCTCCACCGAAGAGACGCGGTATTATCTGAACGGTATCTTCTGGCACGTGTCGGACGATCCGCAGCCGGTGCTGAAGGCGGCTGCGACCGATGGCCATCGCCTCGCGCGCATCACGCTGCCCCGTCCGGACGGGGCGGAATCGATGCCCGACGTGATCATCCCGCGCAAATGCATCGCCGAATTGCGCAAGCTGCTGGAAGAAATCGACGGCTCGGTCGGCGTGTCGCTGTCGCCGACCAAGATCCGCTTCGATCTGGGGCAGGCGCTGCTGACGTCCAAGCTGATCGACGGTACCTTCCCGGATTACAGCCGCGTCATCCCGACCGGCAACGACAAGATCCTGAAGATCGACCCGCGCAGTTTCGAGGAAGGCGTCGACCGCGTCAGCACGATCGCGACCGAAAAGACGCGGGCGGTGAAGATGGCGCTGGATCGCGACAAGATCACCTTGTCGGTCACTTCGCCCGAAAACGGCACTGCGGCGGAAGAGGTGCCCGGCGACTATACCTCGCTGGGGTTCGAAATCGGCTTCAACAGCCGGTATCTGCTCGACATTCTCGGGCAGCTGGATGGCGACACGATCGAAGTCCATCTCGCCGACGCGGCTGCCCCAACGCTGATCCGCGAGAACGACAAGAGCCCCGCGCTCTACGTCCTGATGCCGATGCGCGTCTGA
- a CDS encoding outer membrane protein: MKIVMTAATAAMALGLAAPAFAQDVPVERAPFTGARAEAILGYDRVADGEDNSNGKDGLLYGGAVGYDAQVGGVVLGVEGEITGSTIKTRTNNLLTAGDNVRVKAGRDLYAGARLGFVISPDTMIYAKGGYTNARFNTDYRVGTARLEQGENLDGFRVGAGIERMLGANTYVKGEYRYSHYGELDGYDIDLDRHQVLAGVGVRF, encoded by the coding sequence ATGAAGATCGTTATGACCGCCGCCACCGCCGCGATGGCCCTGGGCCTTGCCGCCCCCGCATTCGCACAGGACGTTCCCGTCGAGCGCGCGCCGTTCACCGGTGCCCGCGCCGAAGCCATCCTGGGCTATGATCGCGTCGCGGACGGCGAAGACAATTCGAACGGCAAGGACGGCCTGCTGTACGGCGGCGCGGTCGGTTACGACGCGCAGGTCGGCGGTGTCGTGCTCGGCGTCGAGGGTGAAATCACCGGTTCGACGATCAAGACGCGCACCAACAACCTGCTGACCGCAGGCGACAATGTCCGCGTCAAGGCCGGCCGCGACCTGTATGCCGGTGCGCGCCTGGGCTTCGTGATCTCGCCGGACACGATGATCTATGCGAAGGGCGGCTACACCAATGCGCGCTTCAACACCGACTACCGCGTCGGCACCGCACGGCTCGAGCAGGGTGAGAATCTCGATGGCTTCCGCGTCGGCGCGGGCATCGAGCGGATGCTCGGCGCGAACACCTATGTGAAGGGCGAATATCGCTACTCGCATTACGGCGAACTCGACGGCTACGATATCGATCTGGATCGCCATCAGGTCCTGGCCGGCGTGGGCGTGCGCTTCTAA
- a CDS encoding histidine phosphatase family protein, with the protein METNATMPPHTGRRKGRDLIARHGETVFNAAKRLQGDAPHTPLTHAGFAQAHEMGIALRKELGAKPRLTLWSSPTGRALQTLAVITEHLELDWHDTRTDARLVEIGMGGWGGRYYADVIAEVGPVFDPVSHLLLCAPDGETYPEIAARVGAWAAETAEDDGDRLVVMHGISSRVLRGVLTDAPHVAGFGAPALPGLPQGSVVEIRGGLERVVHLGTGGGGA; encoded by the coding sequence ATGGAAACCAACGCCACAATGCCGCCGCATACCGGCCGGAGGAAAGGCCGCGACCTGATCGCAAGGCACGGGGAAACCGTATTCAATGCGGCGAAAAGATTGCAGGGGGACGCCCCGCACACCCCGCTGACGCATGCCGGTTTCGCGCAGGCGCACGAAATGGGGATCGCCCTGCGCAAGGAATTGGGGGCGAAACCGCGCCTGACCTTGTGGTCGTCGCCGACCGGACGGGCCTTGCAGACGCTGGCGGTGATCACCGAACACCTCGAACTCGACTGGCACGACACGCGCACCGACGCGCGGCTCGTGGAGATCGGCATGGGCGGTTGGGGCGGCCGATACTATGCCGACGTCATTGCGGAGGTCGGCCCGGTCTTCGATCCCGTCAGCCACCTGCTGCTCTGCGCGCCCGATGGCGAAACCTATCCCGAGATCGCCGCCCGCGTCGGCGCATGGGCGGCGGAGACGGCGGAGGATGACGGCGACCGTCTGGTCGTGATGCACGGCATTTCCAGCCGCGTGCTGCGCGGCGTGCTGACCGATGCGCCACACGTCGCCGGATTCGGGGCACCCGCCCTGCCCGGCCTGCCGCAAGGCTCGGTGGTGGAAATCCGGGGCGGATTGGAGCGTGTCGTGCATCTTGGCACGGGCGGCGGCGGGGCTTGA
- a CDS encoding GFA family protein has product MMIRGSCLCGDVAFELSGKPHSLSYCHCSRCRKSEGVFAAVLIGSAEDFTLVRGADKITRLEPVAPWTHARAFCRTCGSALGEMQAGKIYVVAASALDDDPGLRPTAHLNIASKPAWYEIEDDLKKFEGNYVPA; this is encoded by the coding sequence ATGATGATACGTGGAAGTTGTCTGTGTGGGGACGTTGCGTTCGAGCTATCCGGAAAACCGCATTCTCTCAGCTATTGCCATTGCAGCAGGTGCCGGAAGTCGGAGGGTGTGTTTGCCGCGGTACTGATCGGTTCGGCCGAGGACTTCACGCTCGTGCGTGGGGCAGACAAGATCACGCGGTTGGAGCCTGTCGCTCCCTGGACCCACGCGCGGGCGTTTTGCCGAACTTGCGGGTCGGCACTGGGCGAAATGCAGGCGGGGAAAATCTATGTGGTCGCGGCGTCGGCGCTGGATGACGATCCGGGCCTGCGCCCAACTGCGCATCTGAACATTGCATCGAAACCGGCATGGTATGAGATCGAGGACGATCTCAAGAAGTTCGAGGGCAATTACGTCCCTGCTTGA
- the rlmN gene encoding 23S rRNA (adenine(2503)-C(2))-methyltransferase RlmN — protein sequence MQDSATALMPIPGHFDPVPVPRELKPRADGRIDLLGLTKMDLRMALETSQLEPKQAKLRAKQLWHWIYNRGVTDFSLMTDISKTMQPWLEQRFVISRPEVVEAQVSADGTRKWLLRSDDAQDYEMVFIPDADRGTLCVSSQVGCTLNCRFCHTGTMRLVRNLTPGEIVGQVMLARDALGEWPSQPEGRMLTNIVMMGMGEPLYNFDNVRDALKIVMDGDGLGLSRRRITLSTSGVVPMMARAGEEIAVNLAVSLHAVTKEVRDEIVPINKKYGIEELLQACADYPGANNARRITFEYVMLRDKNDTDAEAHELVRLIKHYQLPAKVNLIPFNPWPGAPYECSTPERIKSFSNIIFDAGISAPIRTPRGRDIDAACGQLKTASEKQSRADLDRMAAEKQAALG from the coding sequence ATGCAAGATTCCGCGACTGCTCTCATGCCCATTCCCGGGCATTTCGACCCCGTACCCGTGCCGCGCGAATTGAAGCCGCGCGCCGATGGCCGGATCGACCTGTTAGGCCTGACCAAGATGGATCTGCGCATGGCGCTGGAGACGTCGCAGCTGGAGCCAAAACAGGCGAAGCTGCGCGCGAAGCAGTTGTGGCACTGGATTTACAATCGCGGCGTCACCGATTTCTCGCTGATGACGGACATCAGCAAGACGATGCAGCCCTGGCTCGAACAGCGCTTCGTCATCAGCCGTCCCGAAGTAGTCGAGGCGCAGGTGTCGGCCGACGGCACGCGCAAGTGGCTGCTGCGCAGCGACGATGCCCAGGATTACGAGATGGTGTTCATCCCGGATGCGGATCGCGGGACGTTGTGTGTGTCCAGCCAGGTCGGCTGCACGCTCAATTGCCGGTTCTGCCATACCGGCACGATGCGGCTGGTGCGCAATCTGACGCCGGGTGAGATCGTCGGCCAGGTGATGCTCGCGCGCGATGCGCTGGGCGAATGGCCGAGCCAGCCCGAGGGGCGCATGCTGACCAACATCGTGATGATGGGCATGGGCGAGCCGCTGTATAATTTCGACAATGTCCGCGATGCGCTGAAGATCGTGATGGATGGCGACGGGCTTGGCCTGTCGCGCCGCCGGATCACGCTCAGCACCTCGGGCGTGGTGCCGATGATGGCGCGCGCGGGAGAAGAGATTGCGGTCAACCTCGCCGTGTCGCTGCACGCCGTGACGAAGGAAGTGCGCGACGAGATCGTGCCGATCAACAAGAAGTACGGCATTGAGGAATTGCTGCAGGCCTGCGCCGATTATCCCGGTGCGAACAATGCCCGCCGCATCACATTCGAATATGTCATGTTGCGCGACAAGAACGATACCGACGCCGAGGCGCATGAACTGGTCCGGCTGATCAAGCATTATCAATTGCCCGCGAAGGTCAATTTGATCCCGTTCAATCCGTGGCCCGGCGCGCCTTACGAATGTTCGACGCCCGAGCGGATAAAGTCGTTTTCGAACATCATCTTCGACGCCGGAATCTCCGCACCGATCCGCACGCCGCGCGGGCGCGACATCGACGCCGCCTGCGGCCAGTTGAAGACTGCGAGCGAGAAGCAGAGCCGCGCCGATCTCGATCGCATGGCCGCCGAAAAGCAGGCTGCGCTCGGCTAA
- a CDS encoding GAF domain-containing protein has translation MIRSGALTLFQRQAFTPILEVIRNELNSDAAGITIIYEESAFIIAASGFPVGRYNRSDSFCAHAILQSEELMIVPDLREDDRFSSHSTVDRRDGFRFYAGMQLLDDDRMPLGALWVIDKHPRDSLSNAEIACLRRVSQAVTAMMRRHAAVTVE, from the coding sequence GTGATCCGGTCCGGGGCACTCACGTTGTTTCAGCGTCAGGCGTTCACGCCGATACTGGAGGTCATCCGGAACGAGCTGAATAGCGACGCTGCGGGCATTACGATCATCTATGAAGAGTCGGCGTTCATCATTGCCGCGTCCGGCTTTCCGGTCGGCCGATACAATCGATCCGACTCGTTTTGCGCGCATGCGATACTTCAATCCGAAGAATTGATGATCGTACCCGACTTGCGCGAAGACGATCGCTTCAGCAGCCATTCGACCGTCGACCGCCGGGACGGGTTTCGTTTCTATGCCGGCATGCAATTGCTCGATGACGACCGGATGCCGCTCGGTGCCTTGTGGGTGATCGACAAGCACCCGCGGGATTCGCTGAGCAACGCGGAGATTGCGTGCCTGCGCCGGGTATCGCAGGCGGTGACGGCGATGATGCGGCGCCACGCGGCCGTGACGGTGGAGTGA
- a CDS encoding sulfite exporter TauE/SafE family protein, which translates to MEPTTIALALCAGIVGGTMNALAGGGTFATLPALIAIGLPANVANATSNVALLPGAATSAYGFREELGPVGGVGHRLLAGITFAGGLAGSLLLVVTPSRAFDVIIPWLLLFAFVVLAFGHHAADWLHSRVTIGARSLVAAQTILGIYGGYFGGGVGLMTTAIYGLLAGMSPRALFAPRTLMLAVANAAAAIVFVAFGLVAWAACLPMLAGSILGGWFGAKVGRMLPPLAVRIWTLLVTGVTTLVFFWRAYG; encoded by the coding sequence TTGGAACCGACGACCATCGCGCTCGCGCTCTGCGCCGGGATCGTCGGGGGCACGATGAACGCGCTCGCGGGCGGCGGTACCTTCGCCACATTGCCCGCCCTGATCGCGATCGGCCTGCCCGCCAACGTCGCCAATGCCACGTCGAACGTCGCATTGCTGCCGGGCGCGGCGACCAGCGCGTACGGCTTTCGCGAGGAACTGGGCCCGGTCGGCGGCGTCGGCCATCGCCTGCTGGCCGGAATCACCTTCGCTGGCGGGCTTGCCGGCAGCCTGTTGCTCGTCGTCACGCCGAGCCGCGCGTTCGACGTCATCATCCCGTGGCTGCTGCTGTTCGCGTTCGTCGTGCTGGCGTTCGGGCATCATGCCGCCGACTGGCTGCATTCGCGCGTCACGATCGGCGCGCGGAGCCTGGTCGCGGCGCAGACGATCCTGGGCATCTATGGCGGCTATTTCGGCGGCGGCGTGGGGCTGATGACGACCGCGATCTACGGGCTGCTGGCGGGCATGTCGCCGCGTGCCCTGTTCGCGCCGCGCACGTTGATGCTGGCGGTCGCCAACGCCGCCGCCGCGATCGTGTTCGTCGCCTTCGGGCTGGTCGCCTGGGCCGCGTGCCTGCCGATGCTGGCCGGATCGATCCTCGGCGGCTGGTTCGGCGCGAAGGTCGGGCGGATGCTGCCGCCGCTCGCGGTGCGAATCTGGACATTGCTCGTCACCGGCGTGACGACCCTGGTCTTCTTCTGGCGCGCTTATGGATGA
- a CDS encoding flavin reductase family protein, translating into MVDPHFYQPADGHGLAHDPLNAIVAPRPIGWISTVNEAGVRNLAPYSFFNLFNYSPPLIGFSSMGWKDSVANIAATKEFVWNLATRPLAEAMNVSSAMTTEDEFTLAGLESTPSRLVAPPRVASSPVAFECRLTQLIRLETKEGRALDQWLVMGEAIGIHIDPALIEDGVYQTAKAHPIMRGGGWGDYFEIGEDQLFRMRRPTGPHP; encoded by the coding sequence ATGGTCGATCCTCACTTCTACCAGCCCGCCGACGGGCATGGACTGGCGCACGACCCGCTGAACGCGATCGTCGCACCGCGCCCGATCGGCTGGATCAGTACGGTGAACGAAGCGGGGGTGCGCAATCTGGCGCCTTATTCCTTCTTCAACCTGTTCAATTATTCGCCGCCGCTGATCGGTTTCTCGTCGATGGGGTGGAAGGACAGCGTCGCGAATATCGCGGCGACGAAGGAATTCGTCTGGAACCTCGCGACACGTCCGCTGGCCGAGGCGATGAATGTCAGTTCGGCGATGACGACGGAGGACGAATTCACGCTCGCCGGTCTGGAATCCACGCCCTCCCGGCTGGTCGCGCCACCCCGCGTCGCATCCAGCCCCGTCGCGTTCGAATGCCGCCTGACGCAATTGATCCGGCTGGAAACGAAGGAGGGCCGAGCGCTCGACCAATGGCTTGTGATGGGCGAGGCGATCGGCATTCACATCGATCCCGCGCTGATCGAGGACGGCGTGTACCAGACGGCGAAGGCGCACCCGATCATGCGCGGCGGCGGCTGGGGCGATTATTTCGAGATCGGCGAGGACCAATTGTTCAGGATGCGTCGCCCGACCGGCCCTCATCCATAA
- a CDS encoding cytochrome b/b6 domain-containing protein, whose amino-acid sequence MLPPAAASPGTRPTVYRHRIATRLWHWVNAIAIFVLLGSGLTILNAHPHLYWGVYGANFDHAWLHTPHWPSYLTIPASYNLAIARRWHLSFALIFAFSLLFLIIASLLNRHFQRDLRLRARDFRGGVLWHDFKEHLALRFHDPKNPQAYNVFQKLSYALVIFVLIPLMILTGLAMSPGMNAGWPWLLDLFGGRQSARSIHFIAAAGLVAFTIVHLALVILAGPFNEVRSMITGRWTVPPEGEI is encoded by the coding sequence ATGCTGCCGCCCGCTGCGGCGTCACCCGGTACACGACCGACCGTCTATCGTCACCGCATTGCCACGCGCCTGTGGCACTGGGTAAATGCGATCGCGATCTTCGTGCTTCTCGGCAGCGGGCTTACGATCCTGAATGCGCATCCGCATCTGTATTGGGGCGTCTATGGTGCGAACTTCGACCATGCCTGGCTTCACACGCCGCACTGGCCAAGTTACCTTACGATTCCAGCGAGTTACAATCTCGCCATCGCCCGCCGCTGGCATTTGAGCTTCGCACTCATCTTCGCATTCAGCCTGCTGTTCCTGATCATCGCCAGCCTATTGAACAGACATTTCCAGCGCGATCTCCGGCTGCGCGCGCGGGATTTTCGCGGCGGCGTATTGTGGCACGACTTCAAGGAACATCTGGCGCTGCGGTTCCACGATCCGAAGAATCCCCAGGCCTATAACGTCTTCCAGAAGCTCTCCTACGCGCTCGTCATCTTCGTCCTGATCCCACTGATGATCCTGACGGGGCTCGCCATGTCGCCGGGCATGAATGCGGGGTGGCCGTGGCTGCTGGATCTGTTCGGCGGGCGGCAATCAGCGCGGTCCATCCACTTCATCGCCGCCGCCGGTCTGGTCGCCTTCACCATCGTGCATCTCGCGCTCGTCATTCTGGCCGGCCCGTTCAACGAGGTACGATCGATGATCACCGGTCGCTGGACCGTACCGCCGGAGGGCGAGATATGA
- a CDS encoding molybdopterin-dependent oxidoreductase — translation MTLMTRRALISRGALAGGAAATGGMLLSGCDRLAENEQFRQILFSGEKINYHLQRLVVDRNALAPEFRPDQMSPRFRTNGTANPGTPEYGRMVAENFANWRLKIGGLVTKPTELSLPQLRSIPARTQITRHDCVEGWSAIGKWHGPTLKSLLQLAGVKPEARYVLFTCADLYGGKPYYETIDMTDALHPQTILAWAMNDRVLDVGHGAPVRLRVERQLGYKHAKYVMAIDAVPSLSGIGLGKGGYWEDRIDYDWFAGI, via the coding sequence ATGACGCTGATGACGCGACGTGCCCTGATTTCCCGGGGCGCACTGGCCGGCGGTGCGGCGGCGACTGGGGGGATGCTGCTGTCCGGCTGCGACCGGTTGGCGGAGAACGAACAGTTCCGGCAGATCCTCTTCTCGGGTGAGAAGATCAATTACCATCTGCAGCGTCTGGTTGTTGACCGGAATGCGCTCGCGCCCGAATTCCGCCCCGACCAGATGTCGCCCCGCTTTCGCACCAACGGCACCGCAAACCCCGGTACTCCGGAATATGGCCGGATGGTTGCGGAGAATTTCGCTAACTGGCGGCTGAAGATCGGCGGGCTGGTGACGAAGCCGACCGAACTCTCGCTTCCGCAACTGCGGTCGATCCCCGCCCGCACGCAGATAACGCGTCACGACTGCGTCGAAGGGTGGAGCGCGATCGGGAAATGGCACGGTCCGACGCTCAAATCCCTGCTGCAACTGGCGGGCGTGAAACCCGAGGCACGCTATGTGCTGTTCACCTGCGCGGACCTGTATGGCGGCAAACCATATTACGAGACGATCGACATGACGGATGCCCTGCATCCGCAGACGATCCTCGCCTGGGCAATGAACGATCGCGTGCTGGATGTCGGCCACGGCGCGCCGGTGCGCCTGCGCGTCGAGCGGCAACTGGGTTACAAGCATGCCAAATATGTCATGGCGATCGACGCCGTACCGTCGCTGTCAGGGATCGGATTGGGCAAGGGCGGCTATTGGGAGGACCGGATCGACTATGACTGGTTCGCCGGGATTTAA
- a CDS encoding SAM-dependent methyltransferase yields the protein MALIDLFLARRVKRGQLTVHHADGKTSRFGTADAAFNDVTIRFADRGAANFIVRNPGLGAAEAFMDGRLLIEQGDIRDLVNLLSGNGLWEEGGRGLKPSPGRRAVAAVTHRLNRINMARKSKRNVAHHYDLSDRLYDLFLDADRQYSCAYYTDPSNTLEQAQDDKKAHIAAKLALKPGMRVLDIGCGWGGMALYLHEKTGAEVIGITLSEEQLKVARRRADEAGVAEKVRFELVDYRHVTPDRFGGHFDRIVSVGMFEHVGPAHYRAFFRKCRELLTTDGVMLLHTIGRMGGPGVTDDFTAKYIFPGGYSPALSEIVRGYEGLRMFPTDIEILRLHYSYTTDAWYDRTVAAKDQIVALYDERFYRMWTFYLAGASQAFRFGGLCNYQLQLSRSRIGVPITRDYMIEEERRLRG from the coding sequence ATGGCCCTGATCGATCTCTTTCTTGCGCGCCGCGTCAAGCGCGGGCAGCTGACCGTCCACCACGCCGATGGCAAGACGAGCCGCTTCGGCACCGCGGATGCCGCGTTCAACGACGTCACTATCCGCTTCGCCGATCGCGGCGCGGCGAACTTCATCGTGCGCAATCCGGGGCTTGGCGCGGCGGAGGCGTTCATGGACGGCCGCCTGCTGATCGAACAGGGTGACATTCGCGATCTCGTCAACCTGTTGTCGGGCAATGGATTGTGGGAAGAAGGCGGGCGTGGTTTGAAACCGTCGCCGGGACGCCGAGCCGTCGCCGCGGTCACGCACCGGCTGAACCGCATCAACATGGCACGCAAGTCGAAGCGGAACGTCGCGCATCATTACGATCTCAGCGACCGGCTCTACGACCTGTTTCTGGATGCCGACCGCCAGTATAGCTGCGCTTACTATACCGATCCGTCGAACACGCTGGAGCAGGCGCAGGACGACAAGAAAGCGCACATCGCTGCGAAGCTTGCGCTGAAGCCCGGCATGCGCGTGCTGGACATCGGCTGCGGCTGGGGCGGCATGGCGCTGTATCTTCATGAGAAAACCGGCGCGGAGGTGATCGGCATCACCCTGTCCGAGGAACAATTGAAAGTCGCGCGTCGCCGTGCGGACGAAGCGGGTGTCGCCGAGAAGGTGCGCTTCGAACTGGTCGACTACCGCCACGTCACGCCCGACCGGTTCGGCGGGCATTTCGACCGCATCGTTTCGGTCGGCATGTTCGAACATGTCGGTCCCGCACATTACCGCGCCTTCTTCCGCAAGTGCCGCGAACTGCTGACCACCGACGGTGTGATGCTGCTGCACACGATCGGGCGTATGGGTGGTCCGGGGGTGACGGACGACTTCACCGCCAAATACATCTTTCCCGGCGGCTACAGCCCGGCTCTGTCGGAGATCGTTCGCGGCTATGAAGGGCTGCGCATGTTCCCGACGGATATCGAGATCCTGCGGCTGCATTATTCCTACACCACCGACGCATGGTACGATCGCACCGTGGCGGCGAAGGACCAGATCGTCGCCTTGTACGACGAACGTTTCTACCGGATGTGGACCTTCTATCTGGCGGGCGCGAGCCAGGCGTTCCGCTTCGGCGGGCTGTGCAATTATCAGCTCCAACTGTCCCGCAGCCGTATCGGCGTCCCGATCACCCGCGATTACATGATCGAGGAGGAACGGCGGCTGCGCGGGTAA